In Psychrobacter sp. JCM 18902, a single window of DNA contains:
- the rpsH gene encoding 30S ribosomal protein S8: protein MSMQDTVGDMLTRIRNAQMANKVSVAMPSSKLRKSIADLLVSEGYVASAVVTEEANNKATLSIELKYFEGRAVIETIQRFSRPGLRQFRGKDAIPTVKQGMGVAIVSTSQGIMSDRAARAAGIGGEIVAFVA, encoded by the coding sequence ATGAGTATGCAAGATACCGTTGGGGATATGCTAACCCGTATTCGTAACGCACAAATGGCTAACAAAGTATCGGTAGCAATGCCGAGCTCTAAATTACGTAAATCAATTGCTGATTTGCTAGTTAGCGAAGGTTATGTGGCGAGCGCTGTTGTTACTGAAGAAGCAAACAATAAAGCAACCCTATCTATCGAATTGAAATACTTCGAAGGCCGCGCTGTCATCGAAACGATTCAACGTTTTAGCCGTCCTGGTTTACGCCAGTTCCGCGGTAAAGACGCTATCCCTACTGTTAAGCAAGGTATGGGTGTTGCTATCGTATCAACTAGCCAAGGCATCATGAGTGATCGTGCTGCACGCGCTGCTGGTATCGGTGGTGAAATCGTCGCATTTGTAGCGTAA
- the rplO gene encoding 50S ribosomal protein L15 codes for MGLRLNELSPGVGAKKTAQRRGRGIGSGLGKTGGRGVKGQKSRSGSSIRSGFEGGQMPLYRRLPKFGFTSKMAMKTAEVRLSELNKIDGDVVSLETLKAANLIRHDMKRARIMLSGEVTKAYTFKGIKVTKGAKLAIEAAGGSIEE; via the coding sequence ATGGGTCTTAGATTAAATGAATTATCACCAGGTGTTGGCGCAAAGAAAACTGCCCAACGTCGTGGTCGTGGTATCGGTTCAGGTCTTGGTAAGACTGGTGGTCGTGGTGTAAAAGGTCAGAAATCTCGTTCAGGTTCTAGCATACGCTCAGGATTTGAAGGTGGTCAAATGCCTTTATATCGTCGTCTACCGAAATTTGGTTTTACCAGTAAAATGGCAATGAAGACGGCTGAAGTACGTCTTTCTGAACTAAATAAAATTGATGGCGATGTGGTTAGCCTTGAAACACTTAAAGCTGCTAACCTAATCCGTCACGACATGAAGCGTGCCCGTATTATGTTGTCAGGCGAAGTCACTAAGGCTTATACCTTTAAAGGTATCAAAGTGACTAAAGGCGCTAAGCTAGCAATCGAAGCTGCTGGTGGTAGCATCGAGGAGTAG
- the rpmD gene encoding 50S ribosomal protein L30 — MKKMKVTQFKSGAHRLKSHKASLKGLGLRRINHTVEVEDTPSTRGMVNRVNYMVKVEEA, encoded by the coding sequence ATGAAAAAAATGAAAGTCACTCAATTTAAATCGGGTGCCCATCGCCTAAAGAGCCACAAAGCGAGCTTGAAAGGATTGGGTTTACGCCGTATTAATCATACTGTTGAAGTAGAAGATACACCTTCAACACGTGGTATGGTCAATCGCGTTAACTACATGGTAAAAGTGGAGGAAGCGTAA
- the secY gene encoding preprotein translocase subunit SecY → MSSTGIPLNPFAFIRKYDELWTRLLFLIGALVVYRLGSHIPVPGINPVNLADLFSRNENTILSMFNMFSGGALERMSIMALGIMPYISASIIVQMMSAVLPSLEALKKEGEAGRRKLNKYTRQGTLALALVQSLGMCAGLISQNLTLSSGLTFYIPAVTSLVAGAMFLMWLGEQITERGVGNGISMLIFASIVAGTPGMISQSIEQVNQGQMNLIVLFIFVLLGIAVTAGIVYIERAQRRVPVNYAQKQQQGRKIYAQQQSHLPLKLNMAGVIPAIFASSLLLFPASLGQWVGQSTDPTLTQKILQNMALVLSPGQPLYLVLFGAMIIFFCYFYTALVFSPREVAENLKRSGAYIPGIRPGQQTQRYLDHVLNRLTFIGAMYMTVICLMPMVVQSSFGVPFQLGGTSLLIMVVVVMDFISQIQAHLMTHQYHDQTLIQSPTQP, encoded by the coding sequence ATGTCATCGACTGGTATACCGCTCAATCCATTTGCATTCATACGCAAGTATGATGAATTATGGACGCGTTTATTATTCTTAATCGGCGCATTGGTTGTTTATCGTTTAGGGTCACATATTCCAGTACCGGGTATCAATCCGGTCAACTTGGCTGATCTGTTTTCGCGCAACGAAAACACCATTTTGAGTATGTTTAATATGTTCTCAGGTGGTGCACTAGAGCGTATGTCCATTATGGCGCTCGGTATTATGCCATATATTTCAGCATCGATTATTGTACAAATGATGTCTGCAGTATTGCCATCGCTTGAAGCCCTCAAAAAAGAAGGTGAAGCGGGACGACGTAAGTTGAACAAGTATACCCGTCAAGGGACACTTGCTTTAGCCCTAGTACAGTCATTAGGAATGTGTGCTGGCTTAATCAGTCAAAATCTTACTTTATCTTCTGGTCTGACCTTTTATATTCCAGCGGTTACCTCATTGGTAGCGGGCGCTATGTTCTTGATGTGGCTTGGTGAGCAGATTACAGAGCGCGGCGTAGGTAATGGTATTTCAATGCTCATTTTTGCGAGTATTGTGGCTGGTACTCCAGGTATGATTTCGCAGTCTATTGAACAGGTCAATCAAGGACAAATGAACTTGATTGTACTGTTTATTTTTGTGCTACTAGGCATCGCGGTTACTGCTGGTATCGTTTATATTGAACGTGCTCAGCGCCGTGTTCCAGTGAACTATGCACAGAAGCAGCAACAAGGTCGCAAAATATATGCTCAGCAGCAGTCACATTTGCCGCTGAAGCTTAACATGGCAGGGGTTATCCCAGCCATTTTTGCCAGCTCGTTGTTGTTGTTTCCAGCAAGTTTGGGGCAGTGGGTCGGTCAATCAACTGATCCTACCCTTACACAAAAGATACTACAGAATATGGCATTGGTGTTGTCTCCAGGACAGCCGCTATATTTGGTTCTGTTTGGCGCGATGATTATTTTCTTCTGTTACTTCTATACGGCATTGGTATTTAGCCCACGTGAAGTAGCTGAAAACCTTAAACGTAGTGGTGCGTATATCCCAGGTATTCGCCCCGGACAACAAACTCAGCGTTACCTAGATCATGTATTAAACCGACTGACCTTTATTGGCGCGATGTATATGACGGTTATTTGTTTAATGCCAATGGTCGTCCAGTCATCGTTTGGTGTACCGTTTCAACTCGGTGGTACGTCTTTACTGATTATGGTGGTTGTGGTAATGGACTTCATTTCGCAAATCCAAGCGCATTTGATGACCCATCAATATCATGATCAGACGTTAATTCAATCGCCCACTCAACCTTAA
- the rpsN gene encoding 30S ribosomal protein S14: MAKKSMINRELKREKMVAKYADKRIKLKETISDMTASDETRMEAMLELQALPRNSSPVRLRNRCAITGRPHGYFRKFGLSRNMLRERVMQGDVPGVRKASW, translated from the coding sequence ATGGCAAAGAAGAGCATGATTAACCGCGAATTAAAGCGCGAAAAAATGGTTGCTAAGTACGCTGATAAGCGTATCAAGCTAAAAGAAACTATCAGTGATATGACTGCAAGTGACGAAACTCGTATGGAAGCGATGCTAGAGCTACAAGCTCTTCCACGCAATTCATCGCCAGTACGTCTGCGCAATCGTTGTGCTATCACCGGTCGTCCTCACGGTTACTTCCGCAAGTTTGGCTTATCACGCAATATGCTGCGTGAGCGTGTCATGCAAGGCGATGTGCCTGGTGTTCGTAAAGCAAGCTGGTAA
- the rpsD gene encoding 30S ribosomal protein S4 yields the protein MARYIGPKLKLSRREGTDLGLKSGVKPYDVKTKKAGRPPGQHGVSRNKTSEYALQLREKQKVKRIYGVLERQFANYYKEAARKRGATGENLLAMLESRLDNVVYRMGFGSTRAEARQLVSHRTVMVKKAGRDEFVRVNIPSIQLQDGDVIAIQEKSREQLRIKNAIELATQRGIPEWLDVDHSKLQGTFKQAPDRIDLPAEINESLIVELYSK from the coding sequence ATGGCCCGCTATATTGGACCAAAACTCAAATTATCACGTCGTGAAGGCACGGACTTAGGTCTTAAGTCTGGCGTTAAACCATACGACGTAAAAACGAAAAAAGCTGGTCGTCCACCAGGTCAACACGGTGTAAGCCGTAACAAGACCTCAGAATATGCTTTACAGCTGCGTGAAAAGCAGAAAGTGAAGCGTATCTATGGTGTACTAGAGCGTCAGTTTGCTAATTACTATAAAGAAGCTGCTCGTAAGCGCGGTGCTACTGGTGAAAACCTGTTAGCCATGCTTGAGAGCCGTCTAGATAACGTTGTTTATCGCATGGGCTTTGGCTCAACTCGCGCCGAAGCACGTCAGCTAGTCAGTCATCGTACTGTTATGGTAAAAAAAGCTGGCCGTGATGAGTTTGTTCGTGTGAACATTCCATCAATTCAGTTGCAAGATGGTGATGTCATCGCTATCCAAGAGAAGTCTCGCGAGCAATTACGTATTAAAAACGCAATTGAGCTGGCTACCCAACGTGGTATTCCAGAATGGCTAGATGTTGACCACAGCAAATTACAAGGCACGTTCAAACAAGCGCCTGATCGTATTGATCTACCTGCTGAAATCAACGAAAGCTTGATCGTTGAGCTATACTCTAAGTAA
- the rpmJ gene encoding 50S ribosomal protein L36, giving the protein MKVQASVKKICGSCKVVRRKGRVHIICTAEPRHKQRQG; this is encoded by the coding sequence ATGAAAGTTCAAGCATCAGTTAAAAAGATTTGTGGTAGCTGTAAAGTTGTGCGCCGTAAAGGCCGTGTACATATCATCTGTACAGCAGAACCTCGCCACAAGCAACGTCAAGGTTAA
- the rplN gene encoding 50S ribosomal protein L14, translated as MIQVESMLEVADNSGARRVQCIKVLGGSHRRYASVGDIIKVTVKEAIPRGRVKKGDVMNAVVVRTKKGVRRPDGSVLRFDDNAAVLLNQNKAPIATRIFGPVTRELRGDQFMKIVSLAPEVL; from the coding sequence ATGATTCAGGTTGAATCGATGCTGGAAGTTGCAGATAATAGCGGTGCAAGACGAGTTCAGTGCATTAAAGTACTGGGTGGCTCTCATCGTCGTTATGCATCAGTTGGCGACATTATTAAAGTAACGGTTAAAGAAGCCATTCCTCGCGGTCGTGTTAAAAAAGGCGACGTGATGAATGCTGTAGTTGTACGTACCAAAAAAGGCGTTCGTCGTCCTGATGGTTCTGTTCTGCGTTTTGACGACAATGCTGCGGTATTGTTGAACCAAAATAAAGCACCGATTGCAACTCGTATTTTTGGACCGGTAACTCGTGAACTACGTGGTGATCAGTTTATGAAAATTGTATCACTAGCACCAGAAGTATTGTGA
- the rplX gene encoding 50S ribosomal protein L24: MSKLRKGDTVIVIAGKDKGKQGTVQAVKNDRIKVEGINIVTKHQKPNQATGVEGGILKKEAFLHISNVAILNAQTQKADRITYQFGEDGKKQRVYRSNGEVVATA, from the coding sequence ATGTCAAAATTACGTAAAGGCGATACAGTTATCGTGATTGCTGGGAAAGACAAAGGCAAGCAAGGTACTGTACAAGCTGTAAAAAATGATCGTATTAAAGTTGAAGGCATTAATATTGTCACTAAACATCAGAAGCCAAATCAGGCAACTGGCGTTGAAGGTGGCATTCTTAAGAAAGAAGCTTTTCTACATATCTCAAATGTCGCAATATTAAATGCGCAAACCCAAAAAGCTGATCGTATTACTTATCAGTTCGGCGAAGACGGCAAGAAACAACGCGTCTATCGTTCGAACGGTGAAGTAGTGGCGACTGCGTAA
- the rpsK gene encoding 30S ribosomal protein S11, with the protein MAKDTRSRKKVTRRSVSEGIAHIHASFNNTIVTITDRQGNALAWATSGGQGFRGSRKSTPFAAQVAAEVAGKAAQEYGVKNIDVLVKGPGPGRESAVRALGALGYKVNSISDVTPIPHNGCRAPKKRRV; encoded by the coding sequence ATGGCTAAAGACACTCGTAGTCGCAAGAAAGTGACTCGTCGTTCAGTATCGGAGGGCATTGCCCATATCCATGCGTCTTTTAATAACACCATTGTTACGATTACCGATCGTCAAGGTAATGCACTGGCTTGGGCCACTTCAGGTGGACAAGGCTTCCGTGGTTCACGTAAATCTACACCATTTGCAGCTCAGGTTGCAGCTGAAGTCGCTGGTAAAGCGGCTCAAGAATATGGTGTTAAGAATATCGACGTTTTGGTCAAAGGACCAGGACCGGGTCGTGAGTCTGCGGTAAGAGCACTAGGTGCATTGGGTTATAAAGTTAACAGCATCTCTGATGTAACCCCAATCCCACACAATGGTTGCCGTGCGCCGAAAAAGCGCCGCGTCTAA
- the rplR gene encoding 50S ribosomal protein L18: MFDKKAARLRRAKKTRAHIRFLGVHRLTVTRTPKHIYAQIISPTGGEVIAQASTLDGSLRSGATGNADAATSVGQMIAERAKAAGITKVAFDRSGFKYHGRVKALAEAARENGLEF, from the coding sequence ATGTTTGATAAAAAAGCAGCTCGTCTGCGTCGAGCTAAGAAAACCCGCGCGCATATCCGTTTCTTAGGCGTTCATCGCTTAACGGTTACTCGCACGCCAAAACATATTTATGCCCAGATTATCTCTCCTACCGGTGGTGAAGTGATTGCTCAGGCATCTACCTTAGACGGCAGCTTGCGCTCAGGCGCGACTGGCAATGCTGATGCAGCAACGTCTGTGGGCCAAATGATCGCAGAACGCGCAAAAGCAGCTGGTATCACTAAAGTTGCCTTTGACCGTAGTGGTTTTAAATATCATGGTCGAGTTAAAGCTTTAGCTGAAGCAGCTCGCGAAAACGGATTGGAGTTTTAA
- the rpsE gene encoding 30S ribosomal protein S5: MARNDKNDKNEQTDGLVERLVTVDRVAKVVKGGRIFSFTALTVVGDGNGRVGFGRGKAREVPAAIQKALEAAKRNMITVELNDATLYHPIKARHGASKVYMQPASEGTGVIAGGAMRAVLEVAGVKDVLTKCYGSTNTANVVRATFNGLRDMSTPEKMAAKRGKSVDEILG; the protein is encoded by the coding sequence ATGGCTAGAAATGATAAAAATGATAAAAATGAACAGACTGACGGTCTAGTAGAACGCTTAGTTACCGTTGATCGCGTTGCAAAAGTTGTTAAAGGTGGTCGTATTTTCTCTTTCACTGCATTGACTGTAGTGGGCGATGGCAATGGTCGTGTTGGTTTTGGTCGCGGTAAAGCACGTGAAGTGCCAGCTGCTATCCAAAAAGCACTAGAAGCTGCCAAACGTAATATGATTACTGTTGAGCTTAATGATGCAACTTTGTATCATCCGATCAAAGCACGTCATGGTGCTAGTAAAGTTTATATGCAACCTGCATCTGAAGGTACTGGCGTAATCGCTGGTGGCGCAATGCGTGCTGTATTAGAAGTTGCTGGTGTCAAAGATGTTTTGACTAAATGTTATGGTTCTACCAATACTGCTAACGTTGTTCGCGCAACGTTTAACGGTTTACGTGATATGTCAACTCCAGAGAAGATGGCAGCAAAACGTGGTAAATCTGTAGACGAAATCTTGGGTTAA
- the rplP gene encoding 50S ribosomal protein L16 — protein MLQPKRTKFRKMHKGRNTGLAHRGSTVAFGQIGLKSLTRGRMTARQIEAARRTITRKIKRGGKIWIRVFPDKPITNKPLEVRMGKGKGPVEYWVCEIKPGKVLYELEGVSEELAREAFTLAAAKLPFKTTIVKRTIM, from the coding sequence ATGTTACAGCCAAAACGTACCAAGTTTCGTAAAATGCACAAAGGTCGTAACACTGGGCTAGCTCATCGTGGAAGCACCGTTGCATTCGGACAAATTGGTCTAAAATCGTTGACTCGTGGTCGTATGACTGCCCGTCAAATTGAAGCAGCACGTCGTACCATCACTCGTAAAATTAAGCGTGGTGGTAAGATTTGGATTCGTGTATTCCCAGACAAACCAATTACCAATAAACCACTAGAAGTACGTATGGGTAAAGGTAAAGGTCCTGTAGAATATTGGGTATGCGAAATCAAACCTGGTAAAGTGCTATATGAACTCGAAGGGGTTTCAGAAGAACTTGCTCGCGAAGCGTTCACGCTTGCTGCAGCAAAACTGCCCTTTAAAACTACCATTGTTAAGCGGACGATAATGTAA
- the rplF gene encoding 50S ribosomal protein L6 → MSRVAKAPVTLPNGVSVTLNDRQVEVKGKNGILSLRLHELVELKQEDDAIIFSPTVDSKEAMMHTGTMRALVNNYVKGVNEGFEKRLQLIGVGYRAQVAGNKVTLNVGYSHPVEYTLPEGVSAETPTQTEIVLKSNNKQQLGQAAANIRGFRPPEPYKGKGIRYSDEHVIRKEAKKK, encoded by the coding sequence ATGTCTCGTGTGGCTAAAGCCCCAGTGACACTGCCAAACGGCGTAAGTGTTACTTTGAACGATCGGCAGGTCGAAGTGAAAGGCAAGAACGGCATTTTGTCTTTACGCCTGCATGAATTGGTCGAGCTGAAACAGGAAGATGATGCGATCATTTTCTCACCTACAGTCGATTCAAAAGAAGCCATGATGCACACTGGCACCATGCGCGCTCTTGTTAACAACTATGTTAAAGGCGTGAATGAAGGCTTTGAAAAGCGTCTTCAGTTAATTGGTGTTGGTTATCGCGCACAAGTTGCTGGTAACAAGGTAACTTTGAACGTTGGTTACTCTCATCCAGTAGAATATACGTTGCCTGAAGGTGTGTCAGCTGAAACCCCAACGCAAACTGAAATTGTTTTGAAATCAAACAATAAACAGCAGCTTGGTCAAGCAGCGGCTAATATCCGCGGTTTCCGCCCACCTGAGCCTTATAAAGGTAAAGGTATTCGTTATAGTGACGAGCATGTGATTCGCAAAGAAGCCAAGAAAAAATAA
- the rpsQ gene encoding 30S ribosomal protein S17 — protein MSDNNQTANASVLTGRVVSDKMDKSITVLIERLVRHPLYGKQLRRSTKIKAHDENNVCQQGDLVRIKETRPISKTKSWTLVEVVEKVEKI, from the coding sequence ATGAGCGATAACAATCAAACAGCTAATGCTAGCGTATTGACAGGACGAGTTGTCAGTGACAAGATGGACAAGTCCATCACAGTTTTGATTGAGCGTCTGGTTCGTCATCCTTTGTATGGCAAGCAGCTTCGTCGTTCTACAAAAATCAAAGCCCATGATGAGAATAATGTTTGCCAACAAGGCGACCTTGTCCGCATCAAAGAAACGCGTCCAATCTCTAAAACCAAGTCTTGGACTTTGGTTGAAGTGGTTGAAAAAGTAGAAAAAATCTAA
- the rplE gene encoding 50S ribosomal protein L5, which produces MARLKSLYNEELKQQIKEELGLANVMQVPKITKITLNMGVGGASQDKKLLEGAVADMTAIAGQKPVVTKARKSVAGFKIREEWPIGCKVTLRGEQMYEFLDRLIAIAIPRIRDFRGFSPKAFDGRGNYSLGIKEQIVFPEVDFDKIDRIRGMDVTITTSAQSDEEGRALLKAFGFPFK; this is translated from the coding sequence ATGGCAAGATTAAAATCTTTATATAACGAAGAATTAAAGCAGCAAATCAAAGAAGAGCTTGGTTTGGCTAATGTGATGCAAGTGCCTAAAATCACTAAAATCACACTTAACATGGGTGTAGGCGGCGCGTCTCAAGACAAGAAATTGCTTGAAGGTGCAGTAGCTGACATGACCGCTATCGCTGGTCAAAAACCTGTCGTCACCAAAGCGCGTAAATCAGTTGCTGGCTTCAAAATTCGTGAAGAATGGCCAATTGGCTGCAAAGTAACGCTACGCGGTGAGCAAATGTACGAATTTTTAGATCGTCTCATTGCCATTGCAATTCCTCGTATTCGTGATTTCCGCGGTTTTTCACCTAAAGCCTTTGACGGACGTGGTAACTACTCATTGGGTATCAAAGAACAGATCGTATTCCCAGAAGTAGATTTTGACAAGATTGATCGTATCCGCGGTATGGATGTGACAATCACCACGTCAGCTCAATCTGATGAAGAAGGTCGCGCGTTGCTTAAAGCATTCGGCTTCCCATTTAAATAA
- the rplV gene encoding 50S ribosomal protein L22: MEVTAKLRGAAISAQKVRLVADEVRGKSIERALDILTYSNKKGAVFVKKCLNSAIANAEHNNGLDIDTLKVSTIYVDEGITLKRILPRAKGRADRISKRTCHITIKVGE, encoded by the coding sequence ATGGAAGTAACTGCAAAATTACGCGGTGCCGCCATATCGGCACAAAAAGTTAGACTCGTTGCCGATGAAGTTCGTGGCAAATCTATCGAGCGTGCTTTGGATATCCTAACGTATAGTAATAAAAAAGGCGCTGTATTTGTTAAGAAATGTCTTAACTCAGCCATCGCCAATGCCGAACACAACAACGGTCTAGATATTGATACCCTTAAAGTATCAACCATCTACGTTGATGAAGGCATTACGCTAAAACGTATCCTACCACGTGCTAAAGGTCGCGCTGATCGTATCAGTAAGCGTACCTGTCACATCACTATAAAGGTAGGAGAATAA
- the rpmC gene encoding 50S ribosomal protein L29: MKISELRDKSLEELTQLLDEKQLDAFRIRMAKATGQLGNTHEVRVNRRAIAQLQTLINEKQRGDS; the protein is encoded by the coding sequence ATGAAGATCAGTGAATTACGTGATAAATCATTAGAAGAACTGACTCAGTTACTTGATGAAAAGCAACTTGATGCTTTCCGTATTCGTATGGCTAAAGCAACTGGTCAGTTGGGTAATACCCATGAAGTACGTGTTAATCGTCGTGCGATTGCTCAGCTTCAGACTTTGATTAACGAGAAACAACGAGGCGACTCATGA
- the rpsC gene encoding 30S ribosomal protein S3, with amino-acid sequence MGQKVHPIGIRLGVVKKHNANWYANPKQYSEYLINDIQVREYLRKKLDSAMISKIMIERPTGAAKITIATARPGIVIGKKGEDIERLQKELTKIMGVPAQVNIEEITSPDLDAHLVAEGIASQLERRVMFRRAMKRAVQNSMRSGAKGIKVELSGRLGGAEIARTEWYREGRVPLHTLRADIDYSSVRAETTYGTIGVKVWIFRGEILDGMNSVYNPVKEEQTRAPKRRGRGNGNRRNTDRG; translated from the coding sequence ATGGGTCAAAAAGTACATCCAATCGGAATTCGTCTTGGTGTTGTAAAGAAGCATAACGCAAACTGGTATGCTAACCCTAAACAATACTCAGAATACCTAATCAACGACATTCAAGTTCGTGAATATCTGCGCAAAAAGCTTGATAGTGCTATGATTAGCAAAATCATGATTGAGCGTCCTACCGGTGCTGCTAAGATTACCATCGCCACTGCGCGTCCTGGTATCGTTATCGGTAAGAAAGGCGAAGACATCGAAAGACTTCAAAAAGAATTGACCAAAATTATGGGCGTACCTGCTCAGGTCAACATTGAAGAAATCACCTCGCCTGATCTTGATGCTCATTTAGTAGCGGAAGGTATCGCAAGTCAGCTTGAGCGTCGTGTTATGTTCCGCCGTGCTATGAAGCGCGCCGTACAGAACAGCATGCGTTCTGGTGCTAAAGGTATTAAAGTTGAGCTGTCTGGCCGTCTTGGCGGTGCTGAGATTGCTCGTACTGAATGGTACCGTGAAGGTCGTGTGCCATTGCATACACTACGCGCTGATATCGACTATTCGTCAGTACGTGCGGAAACTACTTACGGCACCATCGGTGTAAAAGTTTGGATCTTCCGTGGCGAAATCCTTGACGGTATGAACAGTGTATACAATCCCGTTAAAGAAGAGCAGACTCGTGCGCCAAAACGCCGTGGTCGTGGAAACGGAAACCGTCGAAACACAGACAGAGGTTAA
- the rpsS gene encoding 30S ribosomal protein S19: MPRSLKKGPFIDAHLFAKVENALDTNSRKPIKTWSRRSMILPQMVGLTLSVHNGRTHVPVIVSEQMVGHKLGEFAPTRTYRGHGIDKKAKR; encoded by the coding sequence ATGCCTCGTTCATTGAAAAAAGGTCCATTCATAGACGCGCATTTGTTTGCCAAAGTTGAGAATGCATTAGACACCAACTCACGCAAGCCAATTAAGACTTGGTCGCGCCGCTCGATGATCCTACCACAAATGGTTGGCTTAACCTTGTCTGTTCACAATGGCCGTACTCATGTACCGGTTATCGTGAGTGAACAGATGGTTGGTCATAAACTAGGTGAATTTGCCCCGACTCGTACGTATCGTGGTCATGGCATTGACAAAAAAGCTAAGAGATAA
- the rpsM gene encoding 30S ribosomal protein S13: MARIAGVNIPDNKHAVISLTYIFGVGRTTAQKILEAVGIAPTTKVSQLDDTQLDAIRAQVANYMTEGDLRREVSMNIKRLVDLGCYRGIRHRRNLPVRGQNTKNNARTRKGPTRPLKR, encoded by the coding sequence ATGGCTCGTATTGCCGGCGTAAACATTCCGGATAATAAGCATGCTGTTATTTCACTAACTTACATCTTTGGTGTAGGTCGTACCACTGCTCAGAAAATCTTAGAAGCAGTTGGCATTGCCCCTACTACTAAAGTTAGTCAGTTAGATGATACACAGTTAGATGCTATCCGTGCACAAGTTGCAAATTACATGACTGAAGGTGATCTTCGTCGTGAAGTGTCAATGAATATCAAGCGTTTAGTTGATCTTGGTTGTTACCGTGGCATCCGTCATCGTCGTAACCTACCAGTTAGAGGTCAGAATACTAAGAACAACGCTCGTACTCGTAAGGGTCCGACACGCCCTCTCAAAAGATAA